ACATCATCGCCGTTATCTTGATAATTGGCTGGGCCATTGGCACATTCGCTTATGCTGCAGGTAGCTTAATTCACATCTTATTGGTTATCGCCGTTATCGCTGTGCTCCTGGGCGTAATCAGGGGAAGATCGGCGGTTTAGGCGAGTATGCTCCCGGCAAATAAAGTTTAATCTACTAATCTATTTATGAAAGCACTAATCATTAATTGTACGCTTAAGCGCAGCCCCGATTTTTCTAAT
The sequence above is a segment of the Mucilaginibacter celer genome. Coding sequences within it:
- a CDS encoding lmo0937 family membrane protein — its product is MNSILYIIAVILIIGWAIGTFAYAAGSLIHILLVIAVIAVLLGVIRGRSAV